In the genome of Nocardioides marmoribigeumensis, one region contains:
- a CDS encoding alpha/beta fold hydrolase: protein MTTPTIHAKEVGTSGARVVWLHGLFGQGRNFTQIAKALTPDLRSVLVDLPNHGKSAWTDDPSYEAVADSVADWLSTAYDGPSHLVGHSMGGKVAMVLALRRPELVDRLVVADISPAVSEGAGEFEHLLDSLARIDLDSIERRAEADAQLAQWVRDERVRGFLLQNLRTTKDGFTWQANLALLRRELGIIGGFPDLDATFDHPVLWVAGERSDYVRPEHVEVMKRLFPRTTSVTIKGAGHWVHSEKPEAFTSAVRAFLLARR from the coding sequence GTGACCACGCCGACGATCCACGCGAAGGAGGTCGGCACGTCGGGTGCCCGCGTCGTGTGGCTGCACGGCCTGTTCGGCCAGGGGCGCAACTTCACGCAGATCGCCAAGGCGCTCACGCCCGACCTCCGCTCGGTGCTCGTGGACCTGCCCAACCACGGCAAGTCGGCCTGGACCGACGACCCGTCCTACGAAGCGGTCGCCGACTCGGTGGCCGACTGGCTCTCCACGGCGTACGACGGCCCGAGCCACCTGGTCGGCCACTCGATGGGCGGCAAGGTCGCGATGGTGCTCGCGCTGCGCCGCCCCGAGCTCGTCGACCGACTGGTCGTGGCGGACATCTCGCCGGCCGTGAGCGAGGGGGCGGGGGAGTTCGAGCACCTGCTGGACAGCCTCGCGCGGATCGACCTGGACTCGATCGAGCGGCGGGCCGAGGCCGACGCGCAGCTCGCGCAGTGGGTCCGAGACGAGCGCGTGCGCGGCTTCCTGCTGCAGAACCTGCGGACCACCAAGGACGGCTTCACCTGGCAGGCCAACCTCGCACTGCTACGGCGCGAGCTGGGGATCATCGGCGGGTTCCCCGACCTCGACGCGACCTTCGACCACCCGGTGCTGTGGGTCGCGGGGGAGCGGTCGGACTACGTGCGGCCCGAGCACGTCGAGGTGATGAAGCGGCTCTTCCCACGGACCACGTCGGTCACGATCAAGGGCGCCGGCCACTGGGTGCACTCGGAGAAGCCCGAGGCGTTCACCTCAGCGGTCCGGGCCTTCCTCCTCGCCCGCCGCTGA
- a CDS encoding SigE family RNA polymerase sigma factor, whose amino-acid sequence METALTSSGTGVAVARTGPDGGGAEGFETFFHATWPRLFRTTYAVAGDVASAEDALQAAYAKAYASWRRVRSADHPEAYVRRMAVNEVLGARRRPAFRRERYVDAEPDPSPSPEPSLADRDAVWRAVSALPPRQRAVVVLRYYEDLTEAEIAEVLGCSRGTVKSQASDALARLRALSTSGGL is encoded by the coding sequence GTGGAGACCGCACTGACGAGCTCGGGGACGGGGGTGGCCGTGGCGCGGACCGGTCCGGACGGCGGCGGCGCGGAGGGGTTCGAGACGTTCTTCCACGCCACGTGGCCGCGCCTGTTCCGCACGACGTACGCCGTGGCCGGTGACGTCGCGAGCGCCGAGGACGCGTTGCAGGCGGCGTACGCCAAGGCCTATGCGTCCTGGCGCCGCGTGCGGTCGGCCGACCACCCCGAGGCCTACGTGCGCCGCATGGCGGTCAACGAGGTGCTCGGCGCGCGGCGTCGGCCGGCCTTCCGGCGCGAGAGGTACGTCGACGCGGAGCCCGACCCCTCGCCCTCCCCCGAGCCGTCCCTCGCCGACCGTGACGCGGTGTGGCGGGCCGTCTCCGCCCTTCCGCCCCGGCAGCGGGCCGTCGTGGTGCTGCGCTACTACGAGGACCTCACCGAGGCGGAGATCGCCGAGGTGCTGGGCTGCAGCCGCGGCACCGTCAAGTCCCAGGCGTCCGACGCCCTCGCGCGGCTGCGCGCCCTCTCGACCAGCGGAGGCCTCTGA
- a CDS encoding phosphotransferase, translated as MPAAVEPALVHGDFRLGNLLVAPDGRVAVLDWELAHLGDPAEDLGWLCARPWRFGGPGEAAGLGSRDELLSAYASAGGSGVDPERLHFWEVLASLKWGVICQVQAARHTPEHPSLEHAAIGRRVT; from the coding sequence GTGCCGGCGGCGGTCGAGCCGGCCCTGGTCCACGGTGACTTCCGGCTGGGCAACCTGCTCGTGGCTCCCGACGGGCGCGTCGCGGTCCTCGACTGGGAGCTTGCCCACCTCGGTGACCCGGCCGAGGACCTGGGCTGGCTGTGCGCGCGGCCGTGGCGCTTCGGCGGTCCGGGGGAGGCGGCCGGCCTCGGGTCCCGGGACGAGCTGCTCTCGGCGTACGCCTCGGCCGGCGGGAGTGGGGTCGACCCCGAGCGCCTGCACTTCTGGGAGGTGCTCGCCTCGCTCAAGTGGGGCGTGATCTGCCAGGTGCAGGCCGCCCGGCACACCCCGGAGCATCCGTCGCTCGAGCACGCGGCGATCGGGCGGCGCGTCACCTAG
- a CDS encoding DUF7064 domain-containing protein, producing MTPELRLSPSDEHCHPIEEAPTFQESMYANVLDPVARLGVWVRVGNRPHEGHSEVSCCVYLPDGRVAFGFGRPACDSNDALAAGGAAFEVVEPFEHLRMTYDGPLLLLDDPLALADPGRAMETNRLVEGRVDLDLRGLVTPFGGEPVDGVEDSVLAGFARGHYEQHVRGTGTVTVDGTSYSLDALGLRDHSWGPRLWQNLSWYRFLPLVFSDDLAMSAVLIGDHDGGLHAGGMVLRTTPEGSRGYVPIEDVRLTSEYDERDYPRRQRIEVDTAERTYVVEGESMSLVPLRNRRDGRTTRITEAMTRFTCEGHEGVGMAEYLDQLVDGRPTGRDW from the coding sequence GTGACCCCCGAGCTGCGCCTGAGCCCGTCCGACGAGCACTGCCACCCGATCGAGGAGGCCCCGACCTTCCAGGAGTCGATGTACGCCAACGTGCTCGATCCCGTTGCCAGGTTGGGCGTCTGGGTGCGGGTGGGCAACCGGCCGCACGAGGGGCACAGCGAGGTCTCGTGCTGCGTCTACCTGCCCGACGGGCGCGTGGCGTTCGGGTTCGGACGGCCGGCCTGCGACTCCAACGACGCCCTGGCCGCCGGGGGAGCGGCCTTCGAGGTGGTCGAGCCCTTCGAGCACCTCCGGATGACGTACGACGGCCCGCTGCTCCTGCTCGACGACCCGCTCGCGCTCGCCGACCCCGGCCGGGCGATGGAGACCAACCGTCTCGTGGAGGGACGGGTCGACCTCGACCTGCGCGGCCTGGTCACCCCCTTCGGTGGTGAGCCCGTGGACGGCGTGGAGGACAGCGTCCTCGCCGGGTTCGCCCGCGGCCACTACGAGCAGCACGTCCGCGGCACCGGCACCGTGACGGTCGACGGGACGTCGTACTCCCTGGACGCGCTGGGCCTGCGCGACCACTCGTGGGGACCGCGGCTGTGGCAGAACCTGTCGTGGTACCGCTTCCTCCCGCTGGTCTTCTCCGACGACCTCGCGATGAGCGCGGTGCTCATCGGCGACCACGACGGGGGCCTGCACGCGGGCGGCATGGTGCTGCGGACGACCCCGGAGGGGAGCCGCGGCTACGTGCCGATCGAGGACGTGCGCCTCACCAGCGAGTATGACGAGCGCGACTACCCGCGCCGGCAGCGGATCGAGGTGGACACCGCCGAGCGGACCTACGTGGTCGAGGGGGAGTCGATGTCGCTGGTGCCGCTGCGCAACCGGCGCGACGGCCGGACCACCCGCATCACCGAGGCGATGACCCGGTTCACCTGCGAGGGGCACGAGGGCGTCGGCATGGCGGAGTACCTCGACCAGCTCGTCGACGGCCGCCCCACCGGACGCGACTGGTGA
- a CDS encoding phosphotransferase, translated as MSAAVAETLRAQGIEALSATPAGGGASARMWHVILPAGEAVLRCPRAESGGMAIGAGAEARVLRAATAAGVPAPRVLAEVAGTGGLDAGYLMERLDGEALPGRLLRDEAYASARSTLVDEAAAALARIHAVQGDPGVPVLGAADQLDLLEGVHRSFGVPVPAFELALRWLARPRAGGGRAGPGPR; from the coding sequence GTGAGCGCGGCGGTCGCGGAGACCCTGCGTGCACAGGGGATCGAGGCCCTGTCGGCCACACCGGCCGGCGGTGGGGCGAGCGCCCGGATGTGGCACGTGATCCTGCCCGCCGGCGAGGCCGTGCTGCGCTGCCCGCGGGCCGAGTCCGGTGGCATGGCGATCGGCGCCGGGGCGGAGGCACGCGTGCTGCGGGCCGCGACCGCGGCCGGCGTCCCCGCACCCCGGGTGCTGGCCGAGGTGGCGGGCACGGGCGGCCTCGACGCGGGCTACCTCATGGAGCGGCTGGACGGCGAGGCCCTGCCGGGGCGGCTGTTGCGCGACGAGGCCTACGCGAGTGCCCGGTCGACCCTGGTCGACGAGGCGGCAGCGGCTCTCGCCCGGATCCACGCCGTGCAAGGGGATCCGGGCGTCCCCGTGCTCGGCGCGGCCGACCAGCTCGACCTGCTCGAAGGGGTGCACCGGTCGTTCGGCGTCCCGGTGCCGGCGTTCGAGCTGGCGCTGCGGTGGCTTGCGCGGCCACGTGCCGGCGGCGGTCGAGCCGGCCCTGGTCCACGGTGA
- a CDS encoding DUF3072 domain-containing protein, with translation MTASNTHSNDILGGPAPTTTEKDPGEWVTGDEPMTGAQRSYLDTLARQAGEELSADLTKAEASEHIERLQSATGRGQDD, from the coding sequence ATGACCGCATCGAACACACATTCGAACGACATCCTCGGCGGCCCCGCCCCCACCACGACCGAGAAGGACCCGGGGGAGTGGGTCACCGGGGACGAGCCGATGACCGGGGCCCAGCGCAGCTACCTCGACACGCTCGCCCGCCAGGCCGGCGAGGAGCTCTCGGCCGACCTCACCAAGGCCGAGGCCTCGGAGCACATCGAGCGGCTCCAGTCGGCGACCGGCCGTGGGCAGGACGACTGA
- a CDS encoding flavin-containing monooxygenase, producing MTSHQSPRVIVIGAGFGGLSVAAELLRRGHTDVTVLEKADDVGGVWRENDYPGAACDVPSSLYSWSWAPNPDWPRRYSEQADILDYIRGVADRAGLRGLVRTGVRVVSAAWDEDRAVWLVSTEAGEVLEAEVLVPALGQLSEPVVPALPGAEEFTGPAFHSALWDHDVDLAGKRVAVIGTGASAIQFVPAIVDRVGSMTVFQRSAPYVVPKPDRAYTSLHTRAFNRLPRTQQAGRRLTRAVSERFNESLIQGGDWMTKVQEQIWRATLRRQVPDKALRDKLRPDYPIGCKRLLFSNEWYPALAREHVDVVTHAVTGLTEDGVLAGDGTVHPADVVIYGTGFAATEFLRSIEVTGRDDADLHTVWKDGAFAHLGLTVSGFPNFFCVYGPNTNLGGSSIIQMLEAQAGYVGQAVDLLTSGRAAALDLREEVGKAYDDEMQTRLADSVWTGCGSWYEDSSGRVSTNWPGLVAEYEERCAHLDPADFDLLPSRAPVTA from the coding sequence ATGACCTCGCACCAGAGCCCCCGAGTGATCGTGATCGGCGCCGGCTTCGGCGGCCTCAGCGTCGCCGCCGAGCTGCTCCGCCGCGGCCACACCGACGTCACCGTGCTGGAGAAGGCCGACGACGTGGGCGGGGTGTGGCGCGAGAACGACTACCCCGGGGCGGCCTGCGACGTCCCCTCCTCGCTCTACTCCTGGTCGTGGGCGCCCAACCCCGACTGGCCCCGCCGCTACTCCGAGCAGGCCGACATCCTCGATTACATCCGTGGTGTCGCCGACCGGGCGGGCCTGCGCGGGCTGGTGCGCACCGGCGTACGCGTGGTGTCGGCGGCGTGGGACGAGGACCGCGCGGTCTGGCTGGTCAGCACCGAGGCCGGCGAGGTGCTCGAGGCCGAGGTACTCGTCCCGGCGCTGGGCCAGCTCTCCGAGCCCGTGGTCCCGGCACTGCCCGGCGCCGAGGAGTTCACCGGGCCGGCCTTCCACTCCGCGCTGTGGGACCACGACGTCGACCTGGCGGGCAAGCGCGTCGCCGTGATCGGCACCGGCGCGAGCGCGATCCAGTTCGTGCCCGCGATCGTGGACCGCGTCGGCTCGATGACCGTCTTCCAGCGCTCGGCGCCGTACGTCGTGCCGAAGCCGGACCGTGCCTACACCTCGCTGCACACCCGCGCCTTCAACCGGCTCCCCCGCACCCAGCAGGCCGGCCGCCGGCTCACCCGTGCCGTGTCGGAGCGGTTCAACGAGTCGCTGATCCAGGGCGGCGACTGGATGACCAAGGTCCAGGAGCAGATCTGGCGGGCGACCCTGCGACGCCAGGTGCCGGACAAGGCGCTGCGCGACAAGCTGCGCCCCGACTACCCCATCGGCTGCAAGCGGCTGCTGTTCTCCAACGAGTGGTACCCCGCCCTCGCCCGCGAGCACGTCGACGTGGTCACCCACGCCGTCACGGGCCTGACCGAGGACGGCGTCCTGGCCGGCGACGGGACCGTGCACCCCGCCGACGTGGTCATCTACGGCACCGGTTTCGCGGCGACGGAGTTCCTGCGCTCGATCGAGGTCACCGGCCGCGACGACGCCGACCTGCACACGGTCTGGAAGGACGGGGCGTTCGCCCACCTCGGCCTGACCGTGAGCGGCTTCCCCAACTTCTTCTGCGTCTACGGGCCCAACACCAACCTGGGCGGCTCGTCGATCATCCAGATGCTCGAGGCACAGGCGGGCTACGTCGGCCAGGCCGTCGACCTGCTCACCTCGGGCCGCGCCGCCGCGCTCGACCTCCGCGAGGAGGTCGGCAAGGCCTACGACGACGAGATGCAGACCCGGCTGGCCGACAGCGTCTGGACCGGCTGCGGGTCGTGGTACGAGGACTCCTCGGGCCGGGTGAGCACCAACTGGCCCGGCCTGGTCGCGGAGTACGAGGAGCGCTGCGCCCACCTCGACCCGGCCGACTTCGACCTCCTCCCCTCCCGGGCGCCGGTCACAGCCTGA
- a CDS encoding DUF5999 family protein, with amino-acid sequence MCGCGRCPEATDERCWTAHVVSDHSEQGWTKLCNGVIVFDDGFYLAPDGHSEPILSMAA; translated from the coding sequence ATGTGTGGATGTGGACGGTGCCCTGAGGCCACCGACGAGCGTTGCTGGACTGCTCACGTGGTGAGCGACCACTCCGAGCAGGGCTGGACCAAGCTGTGCAACGGCGTGATCGTCTTCGACGACGGCTTCTACCTGGCCCCCGACGGCCACAGCGAGCCGATCCTCTCGATGGCGGCCTGA
- a CDS encoding DUF6285 domain-containing protein, producing MTTSTDLVGAVAAWLEHDLLPTLAGRDAFQTRVAAHALRIVERELASPSYDVDRAALAEAARDGTLTPDDHEALVRDVLARIAVNSPGYATLDEARDLWPDHLPPPWPHRSPPPTRPNPLPRTS from the coding sequence ATGACGACCTCGACCGACCTCGTGGGCGCGGTCGCCGCGTGGCTGGAGCACGACCTGCTCCCGACGCTGGCCGGCCGGGACGCGTTCCAGACCAGGGTCGCAGCCCACGCGCTGCGCATCGTCGAGCGCGAGCTCGCCTCCCCGTCGTACGACGTCGACCGGGCCGCTCTCGCCGAGGCCGCTCGGGACGGCACGCTGACCCCCGACGACCACGAGGCGCTCGTGCGCGACGTGCTGGCGAGGATCGCCGTCAACAGCCCGGGCTACGCGACCCTCGACGAGGCGCGCGACCTCTGGCCCGACCACCTCCCACCGCCGTGGCCTCACCGATCACCCCCTCCCACCCGGCCGAACCCGCTGCCGCGCACGTCCTAG
- a CDS encoding AraC family transcriptional regulator: MVLERPAAHDWAFARGVAGIAVLLEAGAAAGVGSSTLLAGTGLRVGELADHERLVTAEQELRVVRNLRRAAPRVSGVSVGRGYHVSTFGILGFALLSSPTLVDALNVALRYLDLSFTFAIPQPTLEDGRLVLAVDEHRLPTDVRAFLVERDLAAIHSVAGELLARRLPLLGLDLAAEGPSSPTTDEAAREVFGRVPSYAAARSALVLDPAHLDLPLPQANPQSRAMSEALCEDVVSRRRARTGVTQQTRVLITQHLARGAPMEGVARDLGLSVRTLRRRLAEQGTTYQELLDEVRASLSTELLTRARLGVEDTALRLGYAEASSFIHAFRRWHGTTPAAYVAARGPGGLQDRSG, from the coding sequence ATGGTGCTGGAGCGCCCGGCGGCGCACGACTGGGCGTTCGCGCGCGGCGTCGCGGGCATCGCGGTCCTGCTCGAGGCCGGGGCCGCGGCGGGGGTCGGCTCGTCGACGCTGCTCGCGGGCACCGGGCTGCGCGTCGGGGAGCTCGCCGACCACGAGCGGCTGGTCACCGCCGAGCAGGAGCTGCGCGTGGTGCGCAACCTGCGGCGGGCGGCCCCTCGGGTCAGCGGGGTCTCGGTCGGGCGCGGCTACCACGTCAGCACGTTCGGGATCCTCGGCTTCGCGCTGCTGTCCAGCCCGACGTTGGTCGACGCGCTCAACGTGGCGCTGCGCTACCTCGACCTGAGCTTCACCTTCGCGATCCCGCAGCCCACGCTGGAGGACGGTCGCCTCGTGCTCGCCGTCGACGAGCACCGGCTGCCCACCGACGTGCGGGCCTTCCTGGTCGAGCGCGACCTGGCCGCGATCCACAGCGTGGCGGGGGAGCTGCTCGCGCGCCGGCTCCCGCTGCTCGGCCTCGACCTCGCCGCCGAGGGCCCCTCGTCGCCGACCACCGACGAGGCCGCGCGCGAGGTGTTCGGCCGCGTGCCGTCGTACGCCGCGGCGCGGAGCGCGCTCGTCCTCGACCCCGCCCACCTCGACCTGCCGCTGCCGCAGGCCAACCCGCAGTCGCGCGCGATGAGCGAGGCGCTGTGCGAGGACGTGGTGTCGCGCCGCCGGGCCCGCACCGGCGTCACCCAGCAGACCCGGGTGCTCATCACCCAGCACCTCGCCCGGGGCGCGCCGATGGAGGGGGTGGCGCGCGACCTGGGCCTGAGCGTGCGGACCCTGCGTCGGAGGCTGGCGGAGCAGGGCACGACCTACCAGGAGCTCCTCGACGAGGTGCGCGCCTCGTTGTCGACCGAGCTGCTCACCCGGGCTCGGCTCGGGGTCGAGGACACCGCCCTGCGGCTGGGCTACGCCGAGGCGTCGAGCTTCATCCACGCGTTCAGGCGGTGGCACGGGACGACCCCGGCGGCGTACGTCGCGGCGCGAGGCCCCGGTGGTCTCCAGGACCGATCTGGTTGA
- a CDS encoding HNH endonuclease signature motif containing protein, whose protein sequence is MHPVLVALEAIEGALGSVAQVNPSFMRTETKAEALTRLARAEAQVVELRMRVMADADDVAAEAAARDIGGWYAQQTRTDPATAKVDAALAVDLDRRWTVVAAGMRTGEVSLAQARVIARSLHALARWVDPEVLVEAETALVELAAEHGPRQLAALGGRILAVVAPDLADEVEARRLAQEEASVEDKITATLRHHADGSIRLNATMDKITGTRFAVILEAFTNPRKTRTDDESAEPEAGTDPADPADGVDPGAGDDGSLASHPDPVQRLPRGRQLGHALRAFLERVDPQDLPRHGGDQTLLQITLGYRELCTELAAGTILTTAAIPGPPGPTGTVDRVTAGEVRRLACNARILPVVLGGKSEILDLGRDRRLFSAAQRRAMLLRDRTCRAEGCTIPGTWAEAHHWIPWGKLGDSDIDDGVLLCSFHHHRIHHDHTWTSQRLPNGDIRFHRRR, encoded by the coding sequence GTGCATCCGGTGCTCGTGGCGCTGGAGGCGATCGAGGGCGCGCTGGGGTCGGTGGCGCAGGTCAACCCCTCGTTCATGCGCACCGAGACCAAGGCGGAGGCCCTGACCCGGCTGGCGCGGGCCGAGGCGCAGGTGGTCGAGCTGCGGATGCGGGTCATGGCCGATGCCGACGACGTGGCCGCAGAGGCGGCCGCCCGTGACATCGGCGGCTGGTACGCCCAGCAGACCCGCACCGACCCCGCGACCGCGAAGGTCGACGCTGCCCTGGCGGTCGACCTCGACCGGCGGTGGACCGTCGTGGCGGCGGGGATGCGGACCGGGGAGGTGTCCCTGGCCCAGGCCCGGGTGATCGCCCGCTCGCTGCACGCGCTGGCCAGGTGGGTCGACCCGGAGGTGTTGGTCGAGGCCGAGACCGCCCTGGTCGAGCTGGCCGCCGAGCACGGACCTCGTCAGCTCGCCGCGCTGGGTGGGCGGATCCTGGCCGTGGTCGCCCCCGACCTGGCCGACGAGGTCGAGGCCCGCCGCCTGGCCCAGGAGGAAGCCTCGGTCGAGGACAAGATCACCGCCACGCTGCGCCACCACGCGGACGGCTCGATCCGCCTCAACGCAACCATGGACAAGATCACCGGCACCCGCTTCGCAGTCATCCTCGAGGCCTTCACCAACCCCCGCAAGACGCGCACGGACGACGAGTCCGCCGAGCCCGAGGCCGGCACCGACCCGGCCGACCCGGCCGACGGGGTCGATCCCGGGGCGGGTGACGACGGGTCGCTGGCCTCCCACCCCGACCCCGTCCAACGACTCCCGCGCGGGCGGCAGCTCGGTCACGCCCTCCGCGCGTTCCTGGAGCGCGTGGACCCCCAGGACCTGCCCCGACACGGCGGGGACCAGACCCTGCTGCAGATCACCCTCGGCTACCGAGAGCTCTGCACCGAGCTGGCCGCCGGCACCATCCTGACCACCGCCGCGATCCCCGGGCCCCCTGGCCCGACCGGCACCGTGGACCGGGTCACCGCCGGTGAGGTCCGGCGCCTGGCCTGCAACGCCCGCATCCTGCCCGTCGTGCTCGGCGGGAAGTCCGAGATCCTCGACCTCGGCCGCGACCGACGGCTGTTCTCCGCCGCCCAACGCCGCGCCATGCTGCTGCGCGACCGCACCTGCCGCGCCGAGGGCTGCACCATCCCCGGCACCTGGGCAGAGGCCCACCACTGGATCCCCTGGGGCAAGCTCGGCGACTCCGACATCGACGACGGCGTCCTGCTCTGCAGCTTCCACCACCACCGCATCCACCACGACCACACCTGGACCAGCCAACGCCTCCCCAACGGCGACATCCGCTTCCACCGCCGCAGATAG
- a CDS encoding PhzF family phenazine biosynthesis protein, producing MRPFRQVDVFSAVPGLGNALAVVHDADGLDDEAMQAFARWTNLSETTFLLPPTDPAADYAVRIFTTSTELPFAGHPTLGTAHAWFEAGGVPARDDVVVQECGVGLVEVRRGERLAFAAPPLVRSGEVDDVTLERVVAASGIRREDVVGAAWVDNGPGWVALELVSAQAVLAARVDQSRSGGLKWGLVGRWAEAPALGKDVEVRAFFDGGDGAWEDPVTGSLNAGLAQWLIGAGRLPSSYVAGQGHALHRDGRVHVEAESADRIWVGGDVVTVVTGSVRL from the coding sequence ATGCGCCCCTTCCGCCAGGTCGACGTCTTCTCCGCCGTGCCCGGTCTCGGCAACGCCCTCGCGGTGGTGCACGACGCGGACGGGCTCGACGACGAGGCGATGCAGGCCTTCGCCCGCTGGACCAACCTGTCGGAGACGACGTTCCTGCTGCCGCCGACGGACCCCGCGGCCGACTACGCGGTCCGCATCTTCACCACGAGCACCGAGCTGCCGTTCGCCGGGCACCCGACGCTGGGCACCGCCCACGCGTGGTTCGAGGCCGGGGGAGTGCCGGCCCGCGACGACGTCGTGGTGCAGGAGTGCGGCGTCGGGCTCGTGGAGGTACGCCGCGGCGAGCGGCTCGCGTTCGCCGCGCCGCCGCTGGTCCGGTCGGGCGAGGTCGACGACGTGACGCTGGAACGGGTCGTCGCCGCCTCCGGGATCCGCCGCGAGGACGTGGTCGGGGCGGCCTGGGTGGACAACGGCCCGGGCTGGGTGGCCCTCGAGCTGGTCTCGGCCCAGGCGGTGCTGGCCGCACGCGTCGACCAGTCACGGTCCGGCGGCCTCAAGTGGGGGCTCGTCGGGCGCTGGGCCGAGGCGCCCGCCCTCGGCAAGGACGTCGAGGTCCGCGCCTTCTTCGACGGCGGCGACGGCGCCTGGGAGGACCCGGTCACCGGCTCCCTCAACGCCGGCCTCGCCCAGTGGCTCATCGGCGCCGGACGCCTCCCCTCGTCGTACGTCGCGGGGCAGGGACACGCGCTCCACCGCGACGGCCGCGTGCACGTCGAGGCGGAGTCCGCCGACCGGATCTGGGTCGGCGGCGACGTCGTGACCGTGGTGACGGGCTCCGTCAGGCTGTGA
- a CDS encoding OFA family MFS transporter yields MSLAVLERERTVAGAGFNRWLIPPAALAVHLCIGQAYATSVYKSSLVKHFDSSLTAVGFVFSLAIVMLGLSAALFGTWVDTGGPRRAMAAAAACWSVGFLVGAAGIATGQLWLLYLGYGVIGGIGLGIGYISPVSTLIKWFPDRPGLATGMAIMGFGGGAMIASPLESKLLRVFDADFAGPSAIASGSAVAKMFVTLGLVYLVVMLFGAWLVRVPPEGWAPEGFVPDRTETKDLVTTANVSAANALRTPAFWLLWVALFCNVTAGIGILEQAAPMVGDFFRGANGNSTVDAAAAAGFVGVLSLFNMAGRFVWSTSSDYLGRKNNYTLYLGAGIALYLLLAFVGSSSIVLFVLFAGIIISFYGGGFSTAPAYLRDLFGTFQVGAIHGRLLTAWSAAGIAGPLIVNGILDSQGEVGKLTAADYHPALLTMVAVLAVGFVANLMIRPVAEKFHESGDHADTASKETHGKATRDHTEHSGALLPIAWGIAGLALAYGVYETAVKAFDLL; encoded by the coding sequence ATGTCCCTCGCCGTCCTGGAGCGCGAGCGCACCGTCGCCGGCGCCGGCTTCAACCGCTGGCTCATTCCCCCGGCCGCGCTCGCGGTCCACCTGTGCATCGGGCAGGCCTACGCCACCAGCGTCTACAAGTCCTCCCTGGTCAAGCACTTCGACTCCTCGCTCACCGCCGTCGGCTTCGTGTTCTCGCTGGCGATCGTGATGCTCGGGCTGAGCGCGGCGCTGTTCGGCACGTGGGTCGACACCGGCGGCCCGCGCCGCGCGATGGCCGCCGCCGCCGCGTGCTGGTCGGTGGGCTTCCTGGTCGGCGCCGCCGGCATCGCGACGGGGCAGCTGTGGCTGCTCTACCTCGGCTACGGCGTCATCGGCGGCATCGGTCTCGGCATCGGCTACATCTCGCCGGTCTCGACGCTGATCAAGTGGTTCCCCGACCGGCCCGGCCTCGCCACCGGCATGGCGATCATGGGCTTCGGGGGCGGCGCGATGATCGCGAGCCCGCTGGAGAGCAAGCTGCTGCGCGTCTTCGACGCCGACTTCGCCGGCCCGTCCGCCATCGCGAGCGGGTCGGCCGTGGCCAAGATGTTCGTGACCCTCGGCCTCGTCTACCTCGTCGTCATGCTCTTCGGCGCGTGGCTGGTCCGCGTCCCACCGGAGGGCTGGGCCCCCGAGGGCTTCGTGCCCGACCGCACCGAGACGAAGGACCTCGTCACCACGGCCAACGTCTCGGCGGCCAACGCGCTCCGGACCCCGGCGTTCTGGCTGCTGTGGGTGGCGCTGTTCTGCAACGTCACCGCCGGCATCGGCATCCTCGAGCAGGCCGCTCCGATGGTCGGCGACTTCTTCCGGGGCGCGAACGGCAACAGCACGGTCGACGCCGCGGCCGCAGCCGGCTTCGTCGGGGTCCTGTCGCTGTTCAACATGGCGGGGCGCTTCGTCTGGTCCACGTCCTCGGACTACCTCGGCCGCAAGAACAACTACACGCTCTACCTCGGCGCCGGGATCGCGCTCTACCTCCTGCTCGCCTTCGTCGGGTCGAGCAGCATCGTGCTGTTCGTGCTGTTCGCGGGGATCATCATCAGCTTCTACGGCGGCGGCTTCTCGACGGCCCCGGCCTACCTGCGCGACCTGTTCGGCACCTTCCAGGTCGGCGCGATCCACGGCCGGCTGCTGACCGCGTGGTCGGCCGCCGGGATCGCCGGTCCCCTCATCGTCAACGGGATCCTCGACTCGCAGGGCGAGGTCGGCAAGCTGACCGCTGCCGACTACCACCCCGCGCTGCTCACCATGGTCGCGGTGCTGGCCGTGGGCTTCGTGGCCAACCTGATGATCCGCCCGGTCGCCGAGAAGTTCCACGAGAGCGGCGACCACGCCGACACCGCGTCGAAGGAGACCCACGGCAAGGCGACGCGCGACCACACCGAGCACTCCGGCGCGCTGCTGCCGATCGCCTGGGGGATCGCCGGACTCGCGCTGGCCTACGGCGTCTACGAGACCGCGGTCAAGGCCTTCGACCTGCTCTGA